A genomic window from Nocardioides jiangxiensis includes:
- the nusG gene encoding transcription termination/antitermination protein NusG — protein sequence MTEQHVSDQYDEAAGDEIVEAPESVDGEQAEQVDVEGDLGEEGDAPEADAADEDEAAAEESDPLEQFRRDLWAKPGDWYVIHTYSGMENRVKANLENRIISLNMEDYIHEIVVPIEEVAEIKNGQRKLVKRTVLPGYVLVRMDLTDESWAAVRHTPSVTGFVGHSHQPVPLSMSEVEDMLAPAVVAAAEAEAAAAGTPAPAGATPAARKPVEVADFDVTDSVMVVDGPFATLHATITEINAESQRVKALVEIFGRETPVELSFNQIQKV from the coding sequence ATGACGGAGCAGCACGTGTCGGACCAGTACGACGAGGCAGCAGGCGACGAGATCGTCGAGGCGCCGGAGTCTGTCGACGGCGAGCAGGCCGAGCAGGTCGACGTCGAGGGTGACCTCGGCGAGGAGGGCGACGCCCCCGAGGCGGACGCCGCCGACGAGGACGAGGCCGCTGCCGAGGAGTCGGACCCGCTCGAGCAGTTCCGTCGCGACCTGTGGGCCAAGCCCGGCGACTGGTACGTCATCCACACCTACTCCGGCATGGAGAACCGGGTGAAGGCGAACCTCGAGAACCGCATCATCTCCCTCAACATGGAGGACTACATCCACGAGATCGTGGTCCCCATCGAGGAGGTCGCGGAGATCAAGAACGGCCAGCGCAAGCTGGTCAAGCGCACCGTCCTCCCTGGCTACGTCCTGGTCCGCATGGACCTCACCGACGAGTCGTGGGCCGCGGTCCGCCACACCCCGTCCGTGACCGGCTTCGTCGGCCACTCGCACCAGCCGGTGCCGCTCTCGATGTCCGAGGTCGAGGACATGCTGGCGCCGGCCGTCGTGGCTGCCGCCGAGGCCGAGGCTGCTGCCGCCGGCACGCCGGCCCCCGCGGGTGCCACCCCGGCAGCACGCAAGCCGGTCGAGGTCGCCGACTTCGACGTGACCGACTCGGTCATGGTCGTCGACGGCCCGTTCGCCACGCTCCACGCGACGATCACCGAGATCAACGCGGAGTCGCAGCGCGTCAAGGCGCTCGTCGAGATCTTCGGCCGGGAGACCCCGGTCGAGCTCAGCTTCAACCAGATCCAGAAGGTCTGA
- a CDS encoding MlaE family ABC transporter permease yields MAALTASRALAPIGTAGKLFAFALDVARGLFRRPFQTREFFQQAWFIASVTIVPTALVAIPFGAVIALQVGGLIAQFGAQSFTGSASVLAVVREAGPIATSLLIAGAGGSAIAADLGARKIREELDAMMVLGIDPIQRLVVPRVLACMLVAVFLNGLVSVVGVMGGYVFNVILQHGTPGAYLSSFTALAQLPDLYQGMVKALVFGLIAAIVASYMGMNAGGGPKGVGDAVNMSVVVTFMLLFLVNFVLSALYIQLVPPKTG; encoded by the coding sequence ATGGCAGCACTCACCGCTTCCAGGGCTCTCGCGCCGATCGGCACGGCAGGCAAACTCTTCGCGTTCGCGCTTGATGTTGCACGGGGGCTGTTCCGTCGACCGTTCCAGACTCGGGAGTTCTTCCAGCAGGCGTGGTTCATCGCGTCGGTGACCATCGTGCCGACGGCACTGGTGGCCATCCCCTTCGGCGCCGTCATCGCGCTCCAGGTCGGTGGCCTGATCGCCCAGTTCGGCGCCCAGTCGTTCACCGGATCGGCGTCGGTCCTCGCGGTCGTCCGTGAGGCCGGCCCGATCGCGACCTCGCTGCTGATCGCGGGTGCCGGCGGATCGGCGATCGCGGCCGACCTGGGCGCGCGCAAGATCCGCGAGGAGCTCGACGCGATGATGGTGCTCGGCATCGACCCGATCCAGCGTCTCGTCGTGCCCCGCGTGCTCGCCTGCATGCTGGTCGCGGTCTTCCTCAACGGTCTGGTCAGCGTCGTCGGCGTGATGGGCGGCTACGTCTTCAACGTGATCCTCCAGCACGGCACCCCGGGTGCGTACCTGTCGAGCTTCACGGCCCTGGCTCAGCTGCCCGACCTCTACCAGGGCATGGTCAAGGCCCTCGTGTTCGGCCTGATCGCAGCCATCGTCGCGTCCTACATGGGCATGAACGCCGGCGGTGGCCCGAAGGGCGTCGGTGACGCGGTGAACATGTCCGTCGTCGTGACCTTCATGCTGCTGTTCCTGGTCAACTTCGTCCTCAGCGCGCTGTACATCCAGCTCGTTCCACCGAAGACAGGCTGA
- a CDS encoding ABC transporter ATP-binding protein, with translation MGVEIKIEHLTKSFGKQLIWNDVTLTMPAGEICVMLGPSGTGKSVMLKTLIGLIKPDRGSVIIEGTDIANCSEKDLYEVRKLFGVLFQDGAMFGSMNLFDNVAFPLREHTRKSESEIKKIVLEKMDLVGLIGAEYKLPGEISGGMRKRAGLARALVLDPEILLIDEPDSGLDPVRTSFINQLFVDLNAQIEATFMIVTHDIHSVRVVPDSIGLLYHKHLAMFGPREMLLSSDEPVVRQFLNAQTVGPIGMSEEKDADQLAAEKDMDLPPLPPIPLQLEPSNGIPRKTQRPPGEWCRLNGVTPPPGSFRADSILAANASAKGESDIAKL, from the coding sequence ATGGGTGTTGAGATCAAGATCGAGCATCTGACCAAGTCGTTCGGCAAGCAGCTGATCTGGAACGACGTGACGCTGACGATGCCCGCTGGCGAGATCTGCGTGATGCTCGGCCCGTCCGGCACCGGCAAGTCGGTCATGCTCAAGACCCTCATCGGCCTGATCAAGCCCGACCGTGGCTCCGTCATCATCGAGGGCACCGACATCGCCAACTGCTCGGAGAAGGACCTCTACGAGGTTCGCAAGCTCTTCGGCGTCCTCTTCCAGGACGGCGCGATGTTCGGCTCGATGAACCTCTTCGACAACGTCGCCTTCCCGCTGCGTGAGCACACCCGCAAGTCCGAGTCCGAGATCAAGAAGATCGTCCTCGAGAAGATGGACCTGGTCGGTCTGATCGGGGCGGAGTACAAGCTCCCCGGCGAGATCTCCGGCGGTATGCGCAAGCGTGCCGGCCTGGCGCGTGCCCTCGTCCTCGACCCCGAGATCCTGCTCATCGACGAGCCGGACTCCGGCCTCGACCCCGTGCGCACCTCGTTCATCAACCAGCTCTTCGTCGACCTGAACGCGCAGATCGAGGCGACGTTCATGATCGTCACGCACGACATCCACTCGGTCCGCGTCGTGCCGGACTCGATCGGCCTGCTGTACCACAAGCACCTGGCCATGTTCGGTCCCCGCGAGATGCTGCTGTCCTCGGACGAGCCGGTCGTGCGCCAGTTCCTCAACGCGCAGACCGTCGGCCCGATCGGCATGTCCGAGGAGAAGGACGCCGACCAGCTCGCGGCCGAGAAGGACATGGACCTTCCGCCGCTGCCGCCGATCCCGCTGCAGCTCGAGCCGTCCAACGGCATCCCGCGCAAGACGCAGCGTCCGCCGGGCGAGTGGTGCCGCCTCAACGGCGTGACCCCGCCTCCGGGTTCCTTCCGTGCCGACTCGATCCTCGCCGCGAACGCGTCGGCGAAGGGCGAGTCGGATATCGCGAAGCTCTGA
- the rplK gene encoding 50S ribosomal protein L11 yields MPPKKKIAALVKVQLQAGAATPAPPVGTALGPHGVNIMDFCKAYNAQTEAMRGNVIPVEITIYEDRSFTFITKTPPAAELIKKAAGIAKGSSVPHKDKVAKLTKDQVREIAQTKLPDLNANDIEAAMKIVEGTARSMGVTTD; encoded by the coding sequence ATGCCTCCCAAGAAGAAGATCGCCGCACTCGTCAAGGTGCAGCTCCAGGCTGGCGCCGCGACGCCGGCCCCGCCGGTCGGTACCGCCCTCGGTCCGCACGGCGTCAACATCATGGACTTCTGCAAGGCGTACAACGCCCAGACCGAGGCCATGCGCGGCAACGTGATCCCCGTCGAGATCACCATCTACGAGGACCGCTCGTTCACCTTCATCACGAAGACCCCGCCGGCGGCGGAGCTCATCAAGAAGGCTGCCGGCATCGCCAAGGGCTCCTCCGTCCCGCACAAGGACAAGGTCGCCAAGCTGACCAAGGACCAGGTCCGCGAGATCGCGCAGACCAAGCTTCCTGACCTCAACGCCAACGACATCGAGGCCGCGATGAAGATCGTCGAGGGCACTGCCCGCTCGATGGGCGTCACCACCGACTGA
- the secE gene encoding preprotein translocase subunit SecE, which yields MSDNDAVQDQAPARPRTGPVTFYRQVLAELRKVVWPTREQLVTYFFVVLVFVVVMCALVSVLDLGFGKLVFSIFNGPSTQ from the coding sequence GTGTCGGACAACGACGCCGTGCAGGACCAGGCTCCGGCCCGGCCGCGTACGGGACCGGTCACCTTCTACCGCCAGGTCCTGGCTGAGCTGCGCAAGGTCGTCTGGCCGACGCGCGAGCAGCTGGTCACGTACTTCTTCGTGGTCCTGGTGTTCGTCGTCGTGATGTGCGCGCTGGTGTCGGTGCTGGACCTCGGGTTCGGCAAGTTGGTCTTCTCGATCTTCAACGGGCCGTCCACGCAGTAA
- a CDS encoding aminotransferase, whose product MTAQTPLADRTPDELAAFLAEQKAAYDALQARGLKLDLTRGKPAPEQLDLSNALLTLPTSFTDADGVDVRNYGGLEGIRAIREMFAELLWVEPEQIVAGGNASLVMMREVLTDLWLHGAVDGVKPWGKEEKVTFICPVPGYDRHFTLLDWFGIDTVTVAMNADGPDMDEVERLAASDPSIKGIWIVPTYANPTGSVVTQEVAARLASMETAAPDFKILWDNAYALHHLTQDEAKTADILGLCSAAGHPHRPIQFASTSKITFAGAGVAFLAASVENVTWYTKHLGAGAIGPDKVNQLRHVEFFGSAQGVRDHMAKHRDILAPKFAAVLEVLEQRLGGLDVATWTDPTGGYFVSLDVVDGTASRVVQLAKDAGIALTPAGASFPGGNDPRDRNIRLAPSFPSLEAVRDTMEAVATCVLLAAAEKLS is encoded by the coding sequence GTGACCGCTCAGACCCCCCTTGCTGACCGCACCCCCGACGAGCTCGCCGCCTTCCTCGCCGAGCAGAAGGCGGCGTACGACGCGCTGCAGGCCCGTGGCCTGAAGCTCGACCTCACGCGGGGCAAGCCGGCCCCCGAGCAGCTGGACCTCTCCAACGCGCTGCTCACGCTGCCGACGTCGTTCACGGACGCGGACGGCGTCGACGTCCGCAACTACGGCGGCCTCGAGGGCATCCGCGCGATCCGCGAGATGTTCGCGGAGCTGCTCTGGGTGGAGCCCGAGCAGATCGTCGCCGGCGGCAACGCGTCGCTGGTGATGATGCGCGAGGTCCTCACGGACCTGTGGCTCCACGGCGCCGTGGACGGCGTGAAGCCGTGGGGCAAGGAGGAGAAGGTCACCTTCATCTGCCCGGTGCCCGGCTACGACCGCCACTTCACGCTCCTCGACTGGTTCGGCATCGACACCGTCACGGTGGCGATGAACGCCGACGGTCCCGACATGGACGAGGTGGAGCGCCTGGCCGCCTCCGACCCGAGCATCAAGGGCATCTGGATCGTCCCCACCTACGCGAACCCGACCGGCTCGGTGGTCACGCAGGAGGTCGCCGCGCGCCTGGCCTCGATGGAGACCGCGGCCCCCGACTTCAAGATCCTGTGGGACAACGCCTACGCGCTGCACCACCTCACCCAGGACGAGGCCAAGACCGCCGACATCCTCGGCCTCTGCTCGGCTGCCGGCCACCCGCACCGCCCGATCCAGTTCGCGTCGACCTCGAAGATCACCTTCGCGGGCGCCGGCGTCGCGTTCCTCGCGGCCTCCGTCGAGAACGTGACGTGGTACACGAAGCACCTCGGCGCCGGCGCGATCGGCCCCGACAAGGTCAACCAGCTGCGCCACGTGGAGTTCTTCGGGTCCGCGCAGGGCGTGCGCGACCACATGGCCAAGCACCGCGACATCCTCGCGCCGAAGTTCGCCGCGGTCCTCGAGGTCCTCGAGCAGCGCCTGGGCGGCCTCGACGTCGCCACGTGGACCGACCCGACCGGCGGCTACTTCGTCTCGCTCGACGTCGTCGACGGCACCGCCTCCCGCGTCGTCCAGCTCGCCAAGGACGCCGGCATCGCGCTGACGCCCGCGGGTGCGTCGTTCCCGGGCGGCAACGACCCGCGCGATCGCAACATCCGCCTGGCACCGTCGTTCCCGTCGCTCGAGGCGGTGCGCGACACGATGGAGGCCGTCGCCACCTGCGTGCTGCTGGCCGCCGCGGAGAAGCTGAGCTGA
- a CDS encoding cold-shock protein, with protein sequence MPVGKVKWYDAEKGFGFLSHDGGPDVYVHAEALPEGVKSLKNGTRVEFGIAQGRRGDQALQVRVLDAPSSVSRNQRDAQRKKPDEMATIIEDLIVLLDGIGEGYRHGRRPDPKAARPVAKALRALADELEL encoded by the coding sequence GTGCCCGTTGGCAAGGTGAAGTGGTACGACGCCGAGAAGGGCTTCGGCTTCCTGTCGCACGATGGCGGGCCCGACGTCTACGTGCACGCCGAGGCACTGCCCGAGGGCGTGAAGTCGCTCAAGAACGGCACCCGCGTCGAGTTCGGCATCGCCCAGGGTCGTCGCGGCGACCAGGCGCTCCAGGTCCGCGTGCTCGACGCCCCGTCGTCTGTCTCGCGCAACCAGCGCGACGCGCAGCGCAAGAAGCCCGACGAGATGGCGACCATCATCGAGGACCTGATCGTGCTGCTCGACGGCATCGGCGAGGGCTACCGCCACGGCCGTCGTCCCGACCCGAAGGCGGCCCGCCCGGTCGCCAAGGCGCTGCGCGCGCTGGCCGACGAGCTGGAGCTCTGA
- the rplJ gene encoding 50S ribosomal protein L10 yields MARADKAAAVAEVVDTFNASNGAVLTEYRGLSVAELKQLRRSLGENADYAVVKNTLALIAAKEAGIEGLDDLLTGPTAIAFIKGDVVETAKGLRDFAKANPALVIKGGFLDGNLLDAADVAKLADLESREVLLAKVAGALTATMAQALYAFNALPSKTAQLAAALEAKAANDPSILAGGAGAPAAAEETPAVEAAAEEAADEAAPAEATEAESADA; encoded by the coding sequence ATGGCACGGGCAGACAAGGCAGCCGCTGTTGCCGAGGTCGTTGACACGTTCAACGCCTCGAACGGCGCCGTCCTGACCGAGTACCGCGGTCTCTCCGTTGCGGAGCTGAAGCAGCTGCGACGCTCCCTCGGCGAGAACGCTGACTACGCCGTGGTCAAGAACACGCTGGCCCTGATCGCCGCCAAGGAGGCGGGCATCGAGGGTCTGGACGACCTGCTGACCGGTCCGACCGCCATCGCCTTCATCAAGGGCGACGTCGTCGAGACGGCCAAGGGTCTGCGTGACTTTGCCAAGGCGAACCCCGCCCTTGTCATCAAGGGTGGTTTCCTGGACGGCAACCTCCTCGACGCTGCCGATGTCGCCAAGCTGGCTGACCTCGAGTCGCGTGAGGTGCTGCTCGCCAAGGTTGCCGGTGCTCTCACCGCCACCATGGCCCAGGCGCTCTACGCGTTCAACGCCCTGCCGTCGAAGACCGCGCAGCTCGCTGCCGCTCTCGAGGCCAAGGCCGCGAACGACCCCTCGATCCTCGCAGGTGGTGCCGGTGCCCCGGCTGCCGCCGAGGAGACCCCGGCCGTCGAGGCCGCTGCGGAGGAGGCTGCCGACGAGGCTGCCCCCGCCGAGGCGACCGAGGCCGAGTCCGCCGACGCCTGA
- a CDS encoding adenosine deaminase, translating into MARPLDVLPKAHLHLHFSGSMRHATLLELAERDGIQLPDALVEEWPPRLSAADEKGWFRFQRLYDVARSVLRSEDDIRRLVREAAEDDVREGGRWLEIQVDPSGYAARFGGITEFTDLVLDAVASASRETGLGIAVVIAANRTRHPLDARTLARLAAQYAGRGVVGFGLSNDERRGTTSEFAHAFAIADRAGLLLAPHGGELRGADNIRACLDDLGAHRLGHGVRSVEDPALLERIAEAGVTLEVCPVSNVALGVYSDLSSVPLPQLLAGGAQVALGADDPLLFGSRLEGQYATMRAAHELSDETLAELARMSFRGSRAPSDVVEAAMQDIDAWLAG; encoded by the coding sequence ATGGCACGGCCGCTCGACGTACTCCCGAAGGCGCACCTGCACCTGCACTTCTCCGGGTCGATGCGGCACGCGACGCTCCTCGAGCTCGCGGAGCGCGACGGGATCCAGCTCCCCGATGCCCTCGTCGAGGAGTGGCCGCCCCGGCTCTCGGCCGCCGACGAGAAGGGCTGGTTCCGCTTCCAGCGCCTGTACGACGTCGCACGGTCCGTGCTCCGCTCGGAGGACGACATCCGGCGCCTCGTGCGCGAGGCTGCCGAGGACGACGTGCGCGAGGGCGGCCGATGGCTGGAGATCCAGGTCGACCCCTCGGGCTACGCGGCACGGTTCGGCGGGATCACGGAGTTCACCGACCTGGTGCTCGACGCCGTCGCCTCCGCCTCCCGCGAGACCGGCCTCGGCATCGCCGTGGTGATCGCGGCCAACCGGACCCGCCACCCCCTCGACGCCCGCACGCTGGCCCGCCTGGCAGCGCAGTACGCCGGGCGCGGAGTGGTCGGCTTCGGCCTCTCCAACGACGAGCGGCGCGGCACCACCTCCGAGTTCGCCCACGCCTTCGCCATCGCCGACCGGGCCGGGCTGCTGCTCGCTCCGCACGGCGGCGAGCTGCGCGGCGCGGACAACATCCGGGCCTGCCTCGACGACCTGGGCGCACACCGCCTCGGCCACGGCGTGCGGTCCGTCGAGGACCCGGCCCTGCTGGAGCGGATCGCGGAGGCGGGGGTCACCCTGGAGGTCTGCCCGGTCTCCAACGTGGCGCTGGGGGTCTACTCCGACCTCAGCTCGGTGCCGCTCCCCCAGCTGCTCGCCGGCGGCGCACAGGTCGCCCTGGGAGCGGACGACCCGCTCCTCTTCGGCTCACGCCTGGAGGGCCAGTACGCGACGATGCGCGCCGCCCACGAGCTCAGCGACGAGACGCTGGCCGAGCTGGCGCGGATGTCCTTCCGCGGGTCACGGGCTCCATCGGACGTGGTCGAGGCGGCGATGCAGGACATCGACGCCTGGCTCGCTGGCTGA
- a CDS encoding HAD family hydrolase, producing MPDPRDRPRLVVGFDLDMTLIDTVPGFARTLVALGEELGIELPVDDLTSKLGPPLDHTLRPHLAEEAIMPAVERFRALYPDHAIVPVPALGGAHDAIEAVRRHGGRVVVVTGKFTPNAQLHVDHVGFDIDHLEGAVWGVGKADVLRREGATIYVGDHVHDVEGALAAGITSVSVLTGGCTREELEEAGTHVVLPDLTAFPAWLEEHLGRQTGSPG from the coding sequence ATGCCTGACCCGCGCGACCGCCCCCGACTCGTGGTCGGCTTCGACCTCGACATGACGCTGATCGACACCGTCCCCGGCTTCGCGCGGACGCTCGTGGCGCTCGGCGAGGAGCTCGGCATCGAGCTCCCGGTCGACGACCTGACCTCGAAGCTCGGTCCGCCGCTCGACCACACCCTGCGGCCGCACCTGGCCGAGGAGGCGATCATGCCGGCGGTGGAGCGGTTCCGTGCGCTCTACCCGGACCACGCGATCGTGCCCGTGCCGGCGCTCGGCGGGGCGCACGACGCCATCGAGGCGGTACGCCGCCATGGCGGGCGCGTGGTCGTCGTGACCGGCAAGTTCACTCCCAACGCCCAGCTCCACGTCGACCACGTCGGGTTCGACATCGACCACCTCGAAGGGGCGGTGTGGGGCGTCGGCAAGGCCGACGTGCTCCGCCGCGAGGGCGCCACGATCTACGTCGGCGACCACGTCCACGACGTGGAGGGCGCGCTCGCTGCCGGCATCACGAGCGTCTCGGTGCTCACCGGCGGATGCACCCGCGAGGAGCTCGAGGAGGCCGGCACGCACGTCGTGCTCCCGGACCTGACGGCGTTCCCCGCCTGGCTCGAGGAGCACCTGGGGCGGCAAACCGGCTCGCCCGGCTGA
- the rplA gene encoding 50S ribosomal protein L1 yields MQRSKTYRAAAESFDKNEIFAPLAAIKIAKGASKKKFDETVDVSMSLGVDPRKADQMVRGTVSLPHGTGKTVRVLVFANAEKADAAREAGADFVGGDELIEKVAGGWTDFDAAVATPDLMGKVGRVARVLGPRGLMPNPKTGTVTPDVAKAVADIKGGKIEFRVDRHANLHFIIGKASFSEQQLAENYAAALEEILRLKPASSKGRYIKKVTVSTTMGPGVQVDPNRTKNVAVEDEA; encoded by the coding sequence ATGCAGCGCAGCAAGACCTACCGCGCCGCGGCGGAGTCGTTCGACAAGAACGAGATCTTCGCCCCGCTCGCCGCGATCAAGATCGCCAAGGGTGCCTCCAAGAAGAAGTTCGACGAGACCGTCGACGTGTCGATGTCGCTCGGCGTCGACCCCCGCAAGGCGGACCAGATGGTCCGTGGCACCGTCTCCCTGCCGCACGGCACGGGCAAGACGGTCCGCGTCCTCGTCTTCGCGAACGCCGAGAAGGCTGACGCCGCCCGCGAGGCCGGCGCCGACTTCGTCGGTGGCGACGAGCTCATCGAGAAGGTCGCCGGCGGCTGGACCGACTTCGACGCCGCTGTCGCGACGCCGGACCTCATGGGCAAGGTGGGCCGCGTGGCCCGCGTCCTCGGTCCGCGTGGCCTCATGCCGAACCCGAAGACCGGCACCGTGACCCCCGATGTCGCCAAGGCTGTCGCCGACATCAAGGGCGGCAAGATCGAGTTCCGCGTGGACCGTCACGCGAACCTCCACTTCATCATCGGCAAGGCCTCCTTCTCCGAGCAGCAGCTCGCCGAGAACTACGCCGCCGCCCTGGAGGAGATCCTGCGTCTCAAGCCGGCCTCCTCGAAGGGTCGCTACATCAAGAAGGTCACCGTCTCCACGACCATGGGCCCCGGCGTCCAGGTCGACCCGAACCGCACCAAGAACGTCGCGGTCGAGGACGAGGCCTGA
- the rplL gene encoding 50S ribosomal protein L7/L12 yields the protein MAKLTTAELLDAFKELTLIELSEFVKEFEETFGVTAAAPVAVAAAPAAGGAAGGDAAAEKDEFDVELTAAGDKKINVIKEVRALTNLGLKEAKELVEAAPKVILENVAKDVAEKAKEALEGAGASVTLK from the coding sequence ATGGCGAAGCTCACCACCGCCGAGCTGCTTGACGCGTTCAAGGAGCTGACCCTCATCGAGCTCTCCGAGTTCGTGAAGGAGTTCGAGGAGACCTTCGGCGTCACCGCCGCTGCTCCGGTTGCCGTTGCTGCTGCCCCGGCCGCCGGTGGCGCTGCCGGTGGCGACGCCGCCGCGGAGAAGGACGAGTTCGACGTCGAGCTCACCGCCGCCGGCGACAAGAAGATCAACGTCATCAAGGAGGTGCGCGCCCTCACGAACCTCGGCCTGAAGGAGGCCAAGGAGCTCGTCGAGGCCGCCCCGAAGGTGATCCTCGAGAACGTCGCCAAGGACGTTGCCGAGAAGGCCAAGGAGGCCCTCGAGGGCGCCGGCGCCTCCGTCACCCTCAAGTGA
- a CDS encoding MlaE family ABC transporter permease gives MGALLALPQRLLGFLDHLGGELAFYLRALAWSPVAIKRWSREIMRLLAEVTLGTGALAVIGGTVGVIVSMCFFTGTEVGLQGYAALNQLGTGALTGFVSAYFNTREIAPLVAGIALAATVGCGFTAQLGAMRISEEVDALEVMAIPSLPFLVTTRILAGLAAIVPLYVVGLLSSYFATRLVVTKAYGQSGGVYDHYFHAFLPPGDVLWSFGKVLVFAVVVILIHCYHGYTASGGPAGVGVAVGKAVRTSIVAINVLDLLLSMAIWGASTTVRLAG, from the coding sequence ATGGGTGCCCTGCTCGCGCTCCCGCAGCGCCTCCTCGGCTTCCTCGACCACCTCGGTGGCGAGCTGGCCTTCTACCTGCGCGCCCTCGCGTGGTCGCCGGTGGCGATCAAGCGCTGGTCGCGCGAGATCATGCGCCTCCTGGCCGAGGTGACCCTCGGCACCGGCGCCCTCGCCGTCATCGGCGGCACCGTCGGCGTCATCGTGTCGATGTGCTTCTTCACCGGCACCGAGGTCGGTCTCCAGGGCTATGCGGCCCTCAACCAGCTCGGCACCGGTGCGCTGACCGGCTTCGTCTCGGCATACTTCAACACCCGCGAGATCGCGCCGCTCGTGGCGGGCATCGCCCTCGCCGCGACCGTCGGCTGCGGCTTCACCGCCCAGCTCGGCGCCATGCGGATCTCGGAGGAGGTCGACGCCCTCGAGGTGATGGCCATCCCGTCGCTGCCGTTCCTGGTGACGACGCGGATCCTGGCCGGCCTCGCCGCGATCGTCCCGCTGTACGTCGTCGGCCTGCTGTCGTCGTACTTCGCGACGCGGCTGGTCGTCACGAAGGCCTACGGCCAGAGCGGCGGCGTCTACGACCACTACTTCCACGCGTTCCTGCCGCCCGGGGACGTCCTGTGGTCCTTCGGCAAGGTCCTCGTCTTCGCCGTCGTGGTGATCCTGATCCACTGCTATCACGGCTACACCGCCTCCGGCGGTCCGGCGGGCGTCGGCGTCGCGGTCGGCAAGGCGGTCCGGACCTCCATCGTGGCGATCAACGTGCTCGACCTGCTCCTCTCGATGGCCATCTGGGGCGCATCGACGACCGTGCGACTGGCGGGGTGA
- a CDS encoding MCE family protein, which yields MSILRSHRVIGIVFLALIAASLWFTYAVFSQKFTSFDEVTLKSSSIGLQMPQRADVKYRGVIVGQVLDFKPVDGGAELTLGIEPDQMKTIPSDVTGSILPKTLFGEKYVSLDAAAGDTSSPLKPHDVIARTKVATEVEEVLSDLLPLLRAVQPEQLNYTLNALATALEGRGPKLGQGLTNLDNYLKRFNPEVDDFITDIRKTAQVSDLYADVMPQIATILRNTVYTGNTLKTREAKLQKLFGEVSAFSDTARSFLAANEKNIIRLGQLSQVQLRLLAKYAPQYPCFLKGMELQNSQIQDMFRGHMLHINAELIPHQPRGWTPADKPVNGLVGSPYCGPLPRDTTDQSHMMPAPPNFDDGVDTPTGKGTMRVAPATDGDAYSGTSAEAALLRSLLSPVVGTDAADVPDLAVFLLAPMARGSEVSVQ from the coding sequence ATGTCCATCCTGCGCAGCCACCGCGTCATCGGCATCGTCTTCCTGGCGCTCATCGCCGCCTCGCTGTGGTTCACCTACGCGGTCTTCAGCCAGAAGTTCACGTCGTTCGACGAGGTGACGCTGAAGTCGTCGTCGATCGGTCTCCAGATGCCCCAGCGCGCGGACGTGAAGTACCGCGGCGTCATCGTGGGCCAGGTGCTCGACTTCAAGCCCGTCGACGGGGGAGCGGAGCTCACGCTCGGCATCGAGCCGGACCAGATGAAGACGATCCCGTCCGACGTCACCGGTTCGATCCTCCCCAAGACGCTCTTCGGCGAGAAGTACGTCTCGCTCGATGCTGCGGCCGGCGACACCTCGAGCCCGCTGAAGCCGCACGACGTGATCGCCCGCACGAAGGTGGCGACCGAGGTCGAGGAAGTCCTCTCCGACCTGCTCCCGCTCCTGCGCGCGGTCCAGCCCGAGCAGCTGAACTACACGCTCAACGCGCTGGCGACGGCCCTGGAGGGCCGCGGCCCGAAGCTCGGCCAGGGCCTGACCAACCTGGACAACTACCTCAAGCGTTTCAACCCCGAGGTCGACGACTTCATCACCGACATCCGCAAGACCGCGCAGGTCTCCGACCTGTACGCCGACGTGATGCCGCAGATCGCCACGATCCTGCGCAACACGGTCTACACCGGCAACACCCTGAAGACCCGCGAGGCCAAGCTGCAGAAGCTCTTCGGGGAGGTCTCGGCGTTCTCCGACACCGCCCGCAGCTTCCTGGCCGCCAACGAGAAGAACATCATCCGCCTCGGCCAGCTCAGCCAGGTCCAGCTCCGCCTGCTCGCCAAGTACGCCCCGCAGTACCCGTGCTTCCTCAAGGGCATGGAGCTGCAGAACTCCCAGATCCAGGACATGTTCCGGGGACACATGCTGCACATCAACGCCGAGCTGATCCCGCACCAGCCCCGCGGCTGGACCCCGGCGGACAAGCCGGTCAACGGCCTCGTCGGGAGCCCGTACTGCGGGCCGCTCCCGCGTGACACGACGGACCAGTCCCACATGATGCCGGCGCCGCCGAACTTCGACGACGGCGTCGACACCCCGACCGGAAAGGGCACCATGCGCGTGGCGCCCGCCACCGACGGCGACGCCTACAGCGGCACCTCGGCCGAGGCTGCGCTGCTCCGCTCGCTGCTCAGCCCCGTCGTCGGCACGGATGCCGCCGACGTCCCCGACCTCGCGGTCTTCCTGCTCGCGCCGATGGCGCGTGGCTCGGAGGTGAGCGTCCAGTGA